From the genome of Lotus japonicus ecotype B-129 chromosome 6, LjGifu_v1.2, one region includes:
- the LOC130723652 gene encoding uncharacterized protein LOC130723652, protein MASNGASLQTAADTENSLEKIKRQLASGSGRNLLQGPLLKRSETLRKWNERWVILDPTTGRTEYRTRRNEPTVKGTIVFDANSSITVSPVNFHGLPKYDGCCIYIGTPQKRDYFLCAETPGAARAWVSTLHATQLVLKAHKEAVDSLSGNGSTKLGTVAAVVAAANSTAVECSKEIEAAMQISLRNTLGMMTNKTTDGPMDDLTIMKETLLVKDEELQNFARDLRTRDSTIRDIAEKLSETAEAAEAAASAAHTIDEQWRNACEEIESLKKDSEKQLELSAQKLKEYEVKIISLSKEKEQLSKQREAATQEANMWRSELGKARESGVILEGALARAEEKVRVAEANAEAKIKEAVQGESAAVSEKQELLAYVDKLKAQLQRQHIDSTEVFEKTESCSDTKHVDLTEENVDKACLSVSRSVPDPAAAECVVQMPTDQVIIQPVGDNEWSDIQATEARVADVREVASESEVSSLDIPVISQQGTNHQ, encoded by the exons ATGGCTTCCAATGGTGCTTCTCTG CAAACTGCTGCGGATACAGAGAATAGCTTGGAGAAGATCAAGCGCCAGCTAGCTTCTGGTTCTGGTAGAAACTTGTTGCAAGGACCACTTCTCAAGCGATCTGAAACA CTAAGAAAATGGAATGAACGATGGGTTATATTGGACCCTACAACCGGGAGAACGGAATACAG GACAAGAAGAAATGAACCAACTGTTAAGGGAACGATTGTGTTTGATGCGAATAGCTCGATTACTGTATCTCCTGTGAACTTCCA TGGATTGCCAAAGTATGATGGATGCTGCATTT ATATTGGGACACCACAGAAAAGGGATTACTTCCTCTGTGCTGAGACTCCTGGTGCAGCTAGAGCTTGGGTGTCAACCTTACA TGCAACCCAATTGGTTCTAAAAGCTCACAAGGAGGCTGTGGATTCCTTAAGCGGCAATGGTTCCACTAAACTAGGAACTGTCGCAGCAGTTGTTGCCGCAGCCAATTCAACGGCCGTTGAATGTTCTAAAGAAATTGAAGCAGCAATGCAAATATCTTTACGGAACACTCTGGGAATGATGACAAATAAGACAACTGATGGTCCAATGgatgatttaacaatcatgaaG GAAACTCTATTGGTCAAGGATGAGGAGCTACAGAATTTTGCTCGAGATCTTCGTACCCGGGATTCAACTATAAGAGATATAGCTGAGAAACTATCTGAGACTGCTGAAGCTGCCGAGGCAGCTGCATCAGCGGCACATACTATAGATGAGCAATGGAGAAATGCCTGTGAAGAAATTGAGAGTCTGAAGAAAGACTCAGAGAAGCAGCTAGAGCTTTCTGCTCAGAAG CTAAAAGAGTATGAAGTAAAGATCATAAGCTTGAGCAAAGAAAAAGAGCAGTTAAGTAAACAGAGAGAAGCTGCTACTCAGGAGGCAAACATGTGGCGCTCTGAGCTGGGAAAAGCTAGAGAGAGTGGTGTGATCTTAGAAGGCGCTCTTGCAAGGGCAGAAGAAAAGGTTAGGGTCGCAGAGGCAAATGCTGAAGCTAAGATAAAGGAGGCGGTTCAGGGAGAATCGGCAGCAGTAAGCGAGAAGCAGGAGCTTCTTGCATATGTGGACAAACTCAAAGCACAACTTCAAAG ACAACACATTGATTCAACTGAAGTTTTTGAGAAGACGGAGTCTTGCTCAGATACAAAACATGTGGACCTGACTGAAGAGAATGTGGATAAAGCATGCTTAAGTGTTTCTAGATCTGTTCCTGACCCGGCGGCGGCCGAGTGTGTGGTCCAGATGCCAACAGACCAGGTGATCATTCAGCCTGTTGGAGACAATGAGTGGAGTGATATTCAGGCAACAGAGGCAAGAGTAGCTGATGTTCGGGAAGTTGCATCTGAATCTGAAGTAAGCAGCTTGGACATTCCTGTGATTAGCCAACAAGGTACCAATCACCAGTGA
- the LOC130723999 gene encoding transcription factor JUNGBRUNNEN 1-like: protein MDVVQLHTLSETDDKMKEEEVVLPGFRFHPTDEELVGFYLKRKVGKKPLRIDLIKQVDIYKYDPWDLPKVNSVGDKEWYFFCKRGRKYRNSIRPNRVTKSGFWKATGIDKVIYSVKEPHHQSIGLKKSLVYYRGSAGKGTKTDWMMHEFRLPPNNPHDANASNDVQEAEVWTLCRIFKRITPYKKYTPNLKDSAADTKPNPETSIDSDNCKSFMQQVEMKPIFGFVDQNKQLLLGQFGSVALPGVPSTLPYPSSWNQNIVEDTIFANQNWDDLRSAIQFANDPSKVYDNFIETYIPPYFS from the exons atggATGTGGTTCAGTTACACACTCTATCTGAAACTGATGAtaagatgaaggaagaagaagttgtGCTTCCTGGGTTTAGATTTCATCCAACAGATGAAGAGCTTGTTGGGTTTTATCTCAAGAGAAAGGTGGGGAAGAAGCCTCTCCGAATCGATCTCATCAAACAAGTTGACATCTACAAATACGACCCATGGGATCTTCCCA AAGTGAATTCAGTTGGGGACAAAGAATGGTACTTTTTTTGCAAGAGAGGGAGAAAGTACAGGAACAGCATAAGGCCAAACAGGGTGACAAAGTCTGGGTTCTGGAAAGCCACAGGGATTGACAAGGTCATATATAGTGTTAAAGAACCTCATCATCAAAGCATTGGCCTCAAGAAATCACTTGTCTACTACCGTGGAAGTGCTGGGAAAGGCACCAAAACCGATTGGATGATGCATGAGTTTCGCCTTCCACCAAATAATCCACATGATGCTAATGCAAGCAATGACGTTCAAGAAGCT GAGGTGTGGACACTCTGCAGGATATTCAAACGTATCACACCTTACAAAAAGTACACTCCAAATTTGAAAGACTCAGCAGCCGACACCAAACCAAACCCAGAAACTTCTATAGACTCTGACAATTGCAAGTCATTCATGCAACAAGTTGAAATGAAACCCATTTTTGGATTTGTTGATCAAAATAAACAGTTGCTTCTGGGCCAGTTTGGCTCTGTAGCTCTTCCTGGGGTTCCATCAACATTGCCTTACCCTAGCTCATGGAATCAGAATATTGTTGAGGATACAATATTTGCAAATCAGAACTGGGATGATCTGAGATCTGCAATTCAGTTTGCCAATGATCCATCCAAGGTTTATGATAATTTCATAGAAACATATATACCACCCTACTTTTCTTAG